The DNA sequence CTCTTTATCCAGCATTCTGGAATCCGGCCAGTGCGTTCCGACGGCTTGCAATTGCTTGCCGTCTCTAGTTACGACTTGAGACAGATCGTGCTCTAGTCCCGGTATGGCTTTGATTTGCAAAGCTGTATTTTCGGTAGCAAATTCTTTGGTTTTTAGGTCTTGTATATCAAGGCGCAAGTCTTTGTCTTGACCGTTCATATATTGACCGTCCGTGATACCGTAGCCTATGGCTTTAGGGTTAGAGTGGCAAGACTCGCAAGTCCTAGCTATCCTGCTTGTCGTATGCGGCTGCGTAGGCGACATATCCGGAGCCAGCATCTGTCCGTTATCCGGAACGTCGGCTCGCTTATTTAGCGTTACGGTTTTGCCGTCCGGGCCTATTATACTAAAGATCACCTGACAACCCGGAATTATCGGCGTAATAAGTCCTTCGCCGTTTATGCCAAGAGCCGGGTCTTCCCATCTTAGATAGCTTCTTGACTGAGTAAATGAACCAAATAGCGGCTTGCCTTTTGCGCCGATAGTTGATTCGCTAGTTTCGCCGTTTGCAAAGTGCGTAGACGCAGAAGCTATCCAGTCCGTACCGTTTTTGCCCGAAGCATAGTCCATCTTGACGTGGCAGCCGTAGCACTGCGGCGCCCACGTAGCGTGGCAAGCATAGCACTCCATACCCTTCGTATGAGACGGTATATCATGCATCGCCAGGCGTGCGTTTTTAGACTTGAAGCTATTATTTTTTACGCCGTTTTTTACAAGCGGTACTTCAAGGTCTTTGCCGCTAGCCAAATGCGCTATAACCTTATCCTGGTCTTTTGCTTTTACTACGTTGCCTAGAGGGTTTCCTCTGGTAGATAGCAGATAACCGCCCTCTTTATCGTAGATTGTTCCTTGTTTCATCCATTCAGGCAGCTGCATAGCTAAGCCTCGCGGCTTATCCGGAGTTTTTATTTTGAAATTTTCACCAAATCCCAGCTTTAGCTCCCATGGAAATTTATCATTCGTGCCGTGGCAGTCGGAGCACTCTATCTCTACTTGAGCTAGAGTAGTGCCAAATATTGTACCGTCGCCGTGAACGTCGATAGAGGTATGGCAGTCCTGGCAAGTCATACCGGCCTCATAGTGCAAATCCTCTTTGATATGCTTATATTTTGAGCCGTGAAGCGCGTTTTGATCTTTAGCGCCGTCTATGAAAGGCGAGCCATAAGGCTGCTCCATAAGCCCCAGATACGATACGCCGATCCTCTTACCGCCGCTGTGGCAAGAACCGCAGGTAACCGGATGTATACCGCTAAATTCTACGCCTTTTGCGGTTTTTACTTTTACTTCTCTGCTTGACTGCATGGAGTGCACGAGCAGATGTCCTTTTTCTTTTTTATCTATCGTAGGGTCGCTACCCTCGTAAAAAGCCTCTACTCCGTAAGGAATATGACAAGAAGAACACCCCATGCCGCGCCAGTCACCCCTTATTTTTCTGCCTCTAGCGCCGATGTGACAGGACTGGCAACCCGACCTTTGATACGTGATAGAGGCCATATAGGCTATATCTTTCTCGCTTTTTCCATTAAAATCCTCGGGTCCGCTAGGCGGTAACGGGATTTGTTTAAGCTCGGTCGGAAACTGATCGGGATATTTCGTGATTAGTTGAGTCATATACTCTTTGTATTCTTTGCTACCCCATGCAGGCGTTACTCCGTCGTCGTCTTTTACGGCGTGATCGCCGAATTTGACCTTATGCGTCGGTTCGCTACCCCAAGAGTGCAAATTTCCTTGGATTTTGCCCGCCTCCGTAGCCATAAGCGATTTTCTAGCATTTGCCAAAGTATCGGCATGGCACATACCGCAGGTTTTATCCGCTATCCAGATAGAACCCGGATCTCTTACAAACTCGCTAAGTCCTCCCGGATGAGCACTGGGAGCTCCTTTGTGAGCGTCTTCAAACGAGCCTTTGTCCGGATTTCCTCCGTGACAGACAGAACAGGCTCCGCTATCGCCGAGCCCTTGCCCCATGGCTAAAATTTGCTGCATCATATCTGACTTAGCGTCTCTAATCGGCTCTATGCCGACGTGGCACTTTATACAGGTGTCGCCGTCGGCTACGCTCTCGACGTGCATCTTTTCCTTGGGCGGCTCTTTGGCCGGTTCGGCGCCGCAAAGAGCGTACGCGCATAAAAGTGCGATCGCAAGCGCAAATTTTATCGCATTCCTCATAGCTTCCTCCTTGTATTAAAATTTTATCTACTTGAAATATTAAAACGTTAAAGTGCCTCGAAAGTGCCTAAAATATTATTTTTGGACTAATTTTTCTATTTAAGTTAATATCAAGCTAAATAGAATAAAATGGACTCAAATTTGACTGCAAGCGAGGATAAGATGAAAATATTGCTTCTTGAAGACGACTTGTTTATATGCGAGCAGCTAAAGGATTATTTCGAGCTTGAAGGGCACAAGCTCGACTTTTACGCTAACGGCAAAGAGCTTTTGGATAACGCCGTTTTAAGCGCTTACGATATATTTTTATTCGATATCAACACTCCGGTTATAAACGGCTTTGAGACGCTAAAACTCATCAGAAAGGACGGTATCGAGACGCCCGTCGTTTACATAACGGCACAAGACGATATAGACCATATCAAAAAAGGCTTTGAGCTGGGTTGTAACGATTATCTTAAAAAGCCGTTTTTGCTAGAAGAGCTTGAAATAAGAATAAATGCCATCTTGCACAAAAACGCAAACGACGACAAGGTAAAAATCAGCCCAAACTACGCCTTTGACGTTAAGAATATGAATTTGTATTTTAAAGGCGATTTAGTCGAACTCAATAAACAAGAAAAATCGCTACTGTATATTTTAGTAAAAAATATCGGCCTCACGATAGATCCAAATACAATAAAAGATTACGTCTGGGACGAAAAAGACGTATGCGACAACACCCTCAGAACGCAGATCAAAAAAATCCGTGAAAAACTAAATGAAAATTTTATTATAAACGTCCGAAATATCGGCTACAAGATAGAAAAACATGATCAAGACTAAAGACATCTCCGCCCAAAAGAAAAATTTCGAGATAAAGCTATTTTTATCTTATATCGCTTTTACGATGATACTTATCGTCTCCATCGCCGTGATTCATATATATTTTACCAGCGATCTAAACTATAAAAAATTCGAACGCGAGATAATGATGCAAGCAAGCGATAAGATAGATAAATTTTATATGAATTTAAACGCCAAAAAGCAAACTCTAGCCTCTGCGGCGGATAACGAATTTTTCTTAAAATATCTAGACGACGAATCAGACTACGCGGATTTATTTTTTATAACGATAATGCAAGCGGACAAAGATATAGAAGCCCTAAGATACGTGGGCGCCAAACAAACGCTCGAGTACGTAAGAGACGATAAAGCAAATCTGATAAAAAATATAAATTTTAAGCCCGTAGAAAATCAAATTTTACAAAAAGAGCAGGTGCAAATTTATGGTTTTCGTTTAAACGAAGCGGGCAAAGCTTCCGTTAGTTTCAGGGCTCCGCTCTATGCGGCAAACACGCTAAAAGGGACAGTTGAGCTTGATATTTGCTTGGAAGGGATCATGAACGAGATGATAAAGTCGATGATTTACGATATTTTCGTGATTAATGACGAAGGAGTTTATCTCAAAGACAATCTAGCAGACAAAAATCTCTCGCGCGTCAAAAAGAGAGTCACAGGCGAGTTCGGTAAAGATTTTTGGGCAAATTTGACCGCCTCCGAAAAATACGGACTAATAAAGGGCGAAACCTTTGCGATGCCGTTTTTTATCGGGCAAGAGAAATTTTATCTAACGCTTCAAGGTCATAAGCCCGCAATAAACAACATGGAAAACAACAAAATGATCGTCTCTATATTGATTTTTGCCGCGCTAATGGCGGTGGTTTTTACCTTTATCCTCACTAAGCCGATCAGAAAAATCTTTACCGCGGTATCCAAAGAAACGAGCGAGCTTGGCAAACTAGCTAAAAATTTAGACGATACGATCGCGCTTAAAACGCTTGAGATCGCTAAAAAAGATAGGTTACTACAAAATCAAAACAAATTCGCCGAGCTTGGCGAGTTAATCGGCAACATAGCTCACCAGTGGCGACATCCGCTAACCAGGCTTTCTTTGACGGTTCAAAATTTAAGAGCTTTTAAAAAACGAGGCAAGCTAAGCGACGAAATTTTTAAAGATGCGGTAGAAAATTCGCTCTATCAGATCGAGTTCATGTCAAATACGATAGAAAATTTTAGAAATTTTTATAAAAAAGACGACGTAAAAAGAGAATTTAGTATAAAAAGCGCGATAGACGGCATCTTGAGCATAATAGGCACAGTCATAGAACATAGACACATAAAGCTTGAAATTTCGTGCCCTGAGGATATTTTTATATTTGCCAATAAAAACGAGCTATCGCAAATTTTGATGAATATCATCATAAACGCAAAAGACGCCATCGAAACCAAAGGCACGGAAGGCGGGTTTATCAATATCCACACCCAAAAAGAAGAAAACGAGATAATAATCGAAATAGAAGATAATGCAGGCGGCATCCCTAGCGAGGTCGCGGCAAAGATTTTTGACCCGTACTTCACGACCAAGTCCGAAAAAGGAACAGGTATAGGTCTGTATATCGCGAAAATGATAGCAAAAGAGAAATTTAACGGAGACATAAGCGTGGCTAACGGCGAAAAAGGCGCGATATTTAGAGTCGTACTAGACGCCTCGGCAAAATAATTTTAACCCTAAATTTTATCCGTTTGTCGTAAGGTTTGGAATTTAAATAACACAAAGCGGGTTTAAAGTAGCAAGATGCATTACCCTCGCACGAGTTTTTGATAATCGACCTTGAGAAGTTACAAAGTTATACGAACTGAATTTAAATTTTACGAGGTGAAACCCGTATCTTTAAGACGCTAAATTTAGTTTTGTCAAATTTTACGCTATGCGTTTTAAATTTCTTTAAACGAAAACGATTGTCTGGAGTCGTTTTACTTCTTCGTTAAAGGGGAAGGGGGCTTTACTTCGCCTGCGGCTCGTAACTGCGAGCAGGCCTACTTATGAAGTGTCGCCCCTTCCTCTCCTAAGCCCTCTCTAACCCCACTACACGTGAGATGTTGCTGCACTTTGTGCGGATCTAAATTTGGCGCTGACGCGCCGTATATTTCAAATTTATGTTTTCAAGATACGGGTCTTGGCAAGTAAAATTTACGAATTTATAAAGATATGAGACAAATATTCCAGACGGATTGTGTGTAGTTTAAATAGTTTGCGTCGGATACGACGGGAGCGGACCGGTCGTCCGTGACCCGAGTATCCTAGCCGAAAACTATTTGAAATCCAGCCGAGCCGGGGAATTAAAATTATTTCTTTTTCATGTCGAATTTATTCGCCATAAATCCAACTAGTCCCACAAAGAAAAGTCCGCCGCAGATATTGCCCAGCGTAACCGGAACTAGGTTTTTAACGATGAAATTTCCCCAGTTTAGCACATCTAGCTTATCGGCCGTAGTGTGGAGCAACGCTGCCGCAGCATTGACGTCGCCGCCGCTTGCTGCTATGTAGTGTGCTTTTGAGATGATGGCTTCGGTGATGATGAACATATTTGCCACGCAGTGCTCCATAGAGCATGCGACAAACGCGCCGATCATCCACATGATCGCAAAGAATTTACCCGCAAGGTTGCTCTCGCTGGTCGCAGTCCAGATAGACATACAAACGAACACGTTACAAAAGATACCGCGGATAAATAGCTCGTGAAACGGCGCCGTGATCTTGCCGATACCGGCCGGTACGAAGTGCTGCAAGATGTAGCCGTCGTATTTTAGCGGTAAGCCAGAGTAATAATACATATAAGCAATTAGCGCGCCGCCGACGAAGTTAAAAACCCAAACGATCGCCCAGTAGTTAATGGTTTTACCTAAATTTAGCTTGCCCTCATACGCGCTAACGCCGCTTAAAACCGAGCTCGTAAATAGATGCCCGCCGTAGAAAACGACCATCATGAGACCGCAGCTAAAGGTGATGCCACCGATGAAATTTGCTAGTCCTATAGACTGCTTTTCAGCCATGCCCACGGTCGAGTGCGCCCAAAAAATATCGCCCATAGCAATCGCCGCACCCGCCATAATGGCTAGAAAAATAATGCTTACTAACGGAGTATGCGCCTTATGCTCCATCGAATTAGATATCGCTTGAGCGGTTTCTGCAGGATTTAACATCTTTTCCTCCTCCTAATTTAAATTTTTATCTATCTCTAAGATACGTTCAAAGGCTTTTTGCGCGCTTTTTTTCGCATTTTCGCTTAAGCCCTCTTTAAAATCAAGCACGTTTTCAAGCAAAACGCTAATGCCCAAAAACAGTGTTTTGGGGCAAATTTTGCGCAGGTAGCTTAAAAGTACGGGCGTGGGTAGGTTGTGCGTCGAGTAGATATAGTCGCGCTCGTTACTAAGATCGAAAAACTCGATCGCGCCGTCTTTAAACCCGCTCATCGCGTCTACCACGACGATGATATCAGGCTCAAATTCTCTAAGTGCGCCAAACTCGTTTTCAGGCACGTCCTGTCCGTAAAATACCCGCCAATCTTTCAAATTTGCCTCGACGATTCGCCCTGTTTCGTTACCTACGTCGTCGTCTCCGCGCATGGGATTGCCGATGCAAAGTAAAGCCTTTTTCATCCCAAAAGCCCTCCGCGCGCCAAATTTAACCCGTGAGCGTTTGCCGAATTTGAGCTAAATTTCATCAAAAATCCTTCCTAAGCACCAGATATCCCTCACGCAGATTTTCAAGCTCTTTTTTTAGCTCACATTCGCAAAGCTCGGAAATGAGCCTAACCGCATGCTCCCTAAATATCTCCACCTCGAAATACTTACTCAAATTTCCAAGCTTAAATTTGACGTATTCGCCGCCGCTAGCGACGATACGATCATACTCCTCGTCTTTGATATCGAGTAGCTTTTGGCTAAAATCGATCGTACCCACGCCGTGACCGACGCAGGTAGAAAAGAGCTTGATATCTTTTAGCTCTTTGGGCATTTTTTCGTTTTCGTCCATGTGGCGGCGAGTGAGCTTATAGACTCTTATCATCTTTTATCCCAGATTTCTTTTTTGACGTCGATCGCGTTTTCGCTCTGTTTTGCGTTTGCGTATTTTAGATAAACGTCGTTGTATAAAAGCCCCATGCACTCGGCATATCTAGGATCTTCTTCTTTATACATGGCTTCTAGCATAGCTTTTTTGGTCGCCGCTACGTCATGGATATCGGGCGATGTTTTAGCTGCGTCCATATACTTAGCAAACAACGTCCTGCCGAATATATAGCTCATTAGCCTCTTTGACTCGGCTTCCAAATCTCGCTCGAAAAGGATATTGCCCATGATAGACTCCGTAACGGCCGGAGCTTTGCAGTCGTCTTTTTCGAAGCTTCTTTTTTGTAGCTTTTGGTCTATGATGCCAAGAGCCATACCAAGGCCGTAGATGACGCTAGCCGGATGCGGAGGACAGCCCGGGATATAGACGTCTACGGGGATAATCTTATCTATACCGCCCCAGACGCTATAAGCGTCGTAAAAGATACCGCCCGTACTACCGCAGGCTCCAAGAGCCACCACGATCTTAGGATCTGGAGCTGCTTCGTAAGCGCGAAGTAGCGGATAGTACATCTGGCGCGTAACCGGGCCGGTGCAGACTAGGATGTCTGCGTGGCGAGGGTTGGCTACGAGCTTAAAGCCGAAGCGCTCAGGGTCCCACATCGGCGTGATGGCGGCGAAGATCTCGATCTCGCAGCCGTTGCAACTGCCGCAGTCGATGCGGTAAACACTAAAGCTTCGTTTGATATTTTTTAGATGCTCTAGCTTTGCGGTTAGGTCGTTTGCCGTTTTTATGTTTTCGGGAACTTGATAAAGGCTCATTTTATCCCCTCCTCTACGTCTTTAGTTAAGCGCTCGACAGATTGCGCTTTTTTGCACTCAGGGCAGATGTAGAGGTAGTCTTTGGCTTCCTCTAGTCTGCCCGGGAGTAAATTTGCCGTACTAAGCTTTGAAAAAGTATAGTTGATGAGGCGAACCGGCGTATACGGCTTGCCGCAGCATTTGCACTTTTGCATCTCTAGCTCGCCGCGCTGGATTAGCGCGCTCTTGTCAAATTTAACCGCAAGCTCAAAACCCTGGCTTAGTCGTACGCCGCCGGTTGGACAAACCTCATCGCAGCGTCCGCAAAATATACAACGTCCGCAATCAAACTGCCACACGAGCTTATCTTGCTTTTCGTTCATCTTTAGCTCTATGGCATTACTAGGGCACGCTACGCCGCACGCCGCGCAACCTACGCAAAGCTCGTAGGTATAAAACGGCTGCCCGCGGAAATTCTCGGGCACTTTGTAGGGCTCAAACGGATAGGCGTAGGTCGCCTTTCCGTATTTTTCGGTTATGTCAAATAACTTCATCATCTTAAATCCTTTTTGCTAATCTTGCCAGTTTGGCAAAATCTCTTAAGGTCTTTTTCGGTTAAAATTTTACTCTTTTTAGTATTTACGTCCACGACCGTAACGCGCTCTGTGCACGAATAGCACGGGTCGAGCGAACAAACGATCAATGCGGCGTCAGAGATGTTATTTCCGCGGAACTGATAGCGGAGGCTCGGCCAGTTGTTATACGTAGCCGCGCGGCATCTCCAGCGGAAAACCTTTTGTGCGCTGCCTTGCATGATCCAGTGGACGTTTTCTCCGCGAGGAGCTTCGTCGTATCCGAGCGCGAAATTTTCAGGCTTGATCATAGTTTTTGGATCTATCATGATCGGCGTTTGAGGCATTAGCTCAAAGCACTGTCTGATGATATGGATAGACTGTTTTAGCTCCTTGTATCTCACGACTTCGCGGCTAAATACGTCTCCGCCGTGCTCGACCGCGACTTCAAATTCGATATGTTTAAAGAAGTCGTAAGGGTGGTCGTAACGGTTGTCGCGCTTAAAGCCCGAACCTCTCATATTTGGACCGACCGGGCTAAAGTCGCGAGCTACTTGTTTATCAAGTACGCCTACGCCCTTCCAGCGTCCTAGTTGGCGCTTATCATCCATGACCGCGTCCCAAATTTCCGTAATCTGAACGTCAAGCTTGTTTATGATAGCAATACCTTGCCTGATTTCGTTATCGGTCATATCGCGGCGAAGTCCGCCCATTATGACGTTACCGTAGGTTTTGCGGCCGCCGGTTACGAGTTGGGCTAGCTCCATGGAGTACTCGCGCACTCTAAAGATATGCATGAAGGCGTTATAGTTGCCCGTTACCTCGCAAGCTAGACCGATATTTAGCAGGTGGCTGTGAAGGCGCTCGATCTCAAGGCAGATTACGCGGATAGCTTGCGCTCTTAGCGGAATTTCTAGTTTTATAGCCTTTTCGGCCGCTTCGATACACGCAATCGCGTGAGCGTAACCGCATATACCGCAGACGCGCTCCGCAAGGTAACCCATCTGATCGTAGTTCATACGGTTTTCGGCTAGCTTTTCCATACCGCGGTGCTGATAAAAGAGGCGGTAGTCCGCGTCTATGATCTCGTCGCCGTCGCAAAATAGCCTAAAGTGTCCCGGCTCATCGCTCGTTACGTGTAAAGGTCCGAGCGGTACGTCTACTACGCTATCGCCGCTAGGAAATAAAAACTCGGCGTCAGGCTCGTCTTGATGAGCGACGGGGTCCGGTCTATAGCGGTAGTCCATCGCGTCTTTTCTAAGCGGATGAAGGCCGTCGGGCCAATCGTCCGCTAAAACTAGGCGGCGTTTGTCAGGCAGTCCTTCGGCTACTAGGCCGAACATATCAAATGCCTCTCTCTCGTACCACACGCAAGCAGGCACTAGCGGAGTAACGGACGGAAACGTCGGATCGACGCCTGGAATCAATGTTTTAACGGTGATAAAGCACTTATCCTCAGCGGCAAAATCATCCGCCTCCGTCATCTTGCTGCCTTCCATAGATATCGCGTAGTAAAGCGCAAAACAGCCGTTTATAGTTCTCTCGTCGTTTGGTATCATTGTGCTTAAAAAGCCGCCGATATCGTAGTAAAGGGTCTTAACCGCAAGCGGAAGGTCGTTTCTGTCGACTAAAACCGTGATTTGGTCGTCGGCTTGGCGTGTTACTTCTAAAACCTTTACCTTTGTTTTTAAAATTTCTACAAATTTATCGCCTCTCATCTTCAAACTCCCATCATTATTTTGACGCCCTCATTGACTAGAGCGTAAAAGTTTTCTACGTGCCAAACGCCAAATATTATGATTAGCGCGCAAAGCAGGATAAGCGGTAAATTTTCTACTATGCTCATCTCTTTATTGTGAACGACCGCGGCTTTAGGCTCGCCGAAACTCGCCATGTTAAAGTGCGAGAAGTCCGCGATAAAGATGATCGCAAGAGCTATCGCAAATAGCGCGGTGCTAAAATATTGACCGCTGTTTATAGCGCCGACGAATACGTTATATTCGCTGACGAATATCGCAAACGCAGGGACGCCTACTAGCGAACAAACCGCAGCGCCGAACATCATAGTGGTTATCGGTGCAATCTTTACCATACCGCCCATTTTAGTCATATCTTTGTGACCGTAAATTCTAGCGATGTTGCCCGTTGAGCAAAACGCAAGAGCTTTTGTAAAGCTGTGAGCTAAGCAGTGGAAAATCGCCGCAAATAGCCCCAAAGGTCCGCCGACTCCCAATGCAAAGGCTATAACGCCCATATGCACGATAGAGTGGTAGGCAAACATCCTCTTTACGTCGTGTTGTCTAACGAGGAATATACCGCCGACAAATAGAGTAATAAGGCCTGAGATTATCATCACGCTTTGAACGAACTCCATACCCGTAGCTTGAGCCGCGATAGCGTAATATCTAAAAAGAGCTAACATCGCGCACTTTAGCAAAACGCCTGAAAGCAGAGCCGAAATCGGCGCAGGGCCTTGGGCGTGAACGTCCGGAAGCCACGTATGCGTAGGAGCAAGGCCGGCTTTCGTACCAAATCCGATAAGCGCAAAGACAAAGATTAGCTTTGCGACGTCGGGGCTCAAATTTTTAGCGTTTGCCATTATGCCCGTCCATAGCATCGCAGTTTCGCCGTCTTTTATCTCCGCAAAAGTCGCAGAGTAAAGAAGCACGGTCGCATAAAGCGCGAACGCTAGGCCGATAGAGCAAAGGACTATGTATTTATAGCCGCTCTCGGTTGATTTTTGATCTTTTAGGATCGCGACTAGGAACACCGATGAAAGCGTAGTAGCCTCGATCGCAGCCCACATAAAGGCAACGTTGTTACAGATGACGCTTAGAGTCATCGTAAAGATAAACACGTGGCTAAGCGCGTAGTATTTTCTAAGCGCGTCCAAATTTATATGGCCCTCTTCGAGCTCCCATTTCATATAGTGAGTCGCGTACAAATTTACCAAAAAGCCCGTAACCGCGATAAGCACCAAAAACACGCAGCCAAGGCTATCTAGGAACAAAAATTTACCGTGCGCGTAAAAAGTACCGCCCGATAAAACCTTGCTTACGTTAAATAGCAACGCCAAAGACGTAACCGCGCTAACCGCAACGTGAAGCAAACTCAAAGTCGCGTAATTTTTCGGAGAGAAAAATAGCAATATCGCTCCAAGAAGCGGTAAAATTAATATCAAAGTTAAACTATCCATCTCTATCCCCTTAAATTCGTAGCCTTAGACGTATCAAGGCTGCCGTATGCTTTATAAAATCTGATAGCTAAGACGCTCATGATGATAACGGCGAAAATCGCGTCCGTTAAGATACCAAGCTCGACAAGCTCGTTTGAGTTGTAAGCCATGAGCGCTAGGCTTAGATGTATGCCGTTTTCAAAAAGGCAGTAGGCTAAAATTTGCTTGATAAAAGAGTTTCTAAGCATAAAGCCGAAAACTCCCATCATAAACACGCAAACCGCGGCTAGTAGCATTATTTTCTCTTGGATTAGCGAAAATTGAAGGAATATCGGGTTGATACTCATCGCTATGGCTAGAGAAAATCCCATCGCTATAACAGGGCTTACGAAAAAGCCGCCCACAGGCTCGTCTTCGCTAACGACGTTAAGCTTTTTAATCAACCAAAGCAAGATCGCCGGTACGAATAAAACCTTCGTAAAAAACGCCACTACCGCCCACATGGATAGCTGCGACGCGTTAAATTTAGACGCCAACATAGCAAATATACCGACTAAAAGTAATGTCTCGATCGCGTAAACGATGACGGATAGCTTTAGGTTACGTAGCCCAAATACCGCCAAAGACGTTACTATCATGCCGATAGCTAATGCGTCTAACATAGTCATATCTGCATTCATCTCACACCCCCACGACGTAAAGCGTCAAAGCCACGAAAGATATGGCTAGAGCGGCTACCGCGTTTTTACGCAAGGACGAAGTCATCTTAAATCTCGGTCCGAAGTTGTCTATAAACACGGCCGCTACGTAAAACACTCCCGCCTTTAAAACGAAAATTATAACGGCTAGGAAAGGATTGCTAAAGTTCCACGGCTCGAAAATCGCGAGGAAAAGTCCTATCATCGCAAATTGTTTTAAGATAAGCGCCGCTTGAACTAGACCTAGATCAGAACCCGCGTATTCGCCTAGCAAGCCTTCTTGTAACTCTTGCTCGGCTTCTGCTAGGTCAAAAGGCTTTCTGCCCGTCTCAACGTATATGCACCACAAAAACGCGATCGAAGCAACCGCAAAGCTTGGGATCTGATATCCGATCTGGCCGCTTTTTACCATTGATTGTATCTCGACCAAATTTGACGTTCCTGCCGCTAGCATAACGACGATTAGGCACATTATCATAACAGGCTCGACATAAACGGCTATAGTTTGCTCTCTACCGCCGCCGGTAGCCGCAAACGGGTTACCGCTATCTAAAGATGCGGCGCCAAAAACAAATCTCAAAAGCGCACCTAGATAAAGGATCACGAAAATATCGGAGTAAGCTCCGAAAATCGTGCTCTTGCTATAAGTAATAGGAATAGCCGCTAGTATCGCCGCCGAAGTGGCAAATAAGAAAAACGGCGCCCATCTAAATACCCAGTGAGAGCACTCAGGCACGGTTCTGCCGCGTCTAAATAGCTTTATGATGTCGCGATACGTCTGGAAAAAATCGCTGCCTTGTTTTGATTGCAGTTTGGCTCTTAGTTTTCTGGCCATACCGTCAAATAGCGGCGCGACTAAGACGATGACGACGACTTGAAATATCATTAAAAATATAGTCTGTAAAATTTCCATCTCACGCCCCCTATATCAAAAAGTAGCTAACCGCTAGTATCGCGCAAAGATATACGAGTATATATAGCGCGTAAACATTGGTGTAGCCGCTTTGCATTATGCCTATTTTATCGGCTATTTTCTTGCTCCACTCGATCACTGGTTCGTAAAATAGCCCCCACCAGATATCTTTTGGATGGTTGTGGTATTCGACCGGGTTAAAATAGCCCTTGGTTACGACTTTTCTCTCGCCTTTAAACAGCCAGTTCATTATGCGTCTTAGATCGCCGGTGAAAGGACCGCCCGTCATTTGCATGCGAGAGCTGTATTTAAATCCGCAAGCCCAAGGATCTGTCTCGCGAGGTTTCTCGCGGTTTGCTTTCATGAAAGCTAAAATCGCAAAAGGCAAAACCATAGTAGAACATAAGATGATAGCGATTAACGGAGTAGAGACGATACTGCCTAAATTTGATGTCAAATTTATACCG is a window from the Campylobacter massiliensis genome containing:
- a CDS encoding cytochrome C; translation: MRNAIKFALAIALLCAYALCGAEPAKEPPKEKMHVESVADGDTCIKCHVGIEPIRDAKSDMMQQILAMGQGLGDSGACSVCHGGNPDKGSFEDAHKGAPSAHPGGLSEFVRDPGSIWIADKTCGMCHADTLANARKSLMATEAGKIQGNLHSWGSEPTHKVKFGDHAVKDDDGVTPAWGSKEYKEYMTQLITKYPDQFPTELKQIPLPPSGPEDFNGKSEKDIAYMASITYQRSGCQSCHIGARGRKIRGDWRGMGCSSCHIPYGVEAFYEGSDPTIDKKEKGHLLVHSMQSSREVKVKTAKGVEFSGIHPVTCGSCHSGGKRIGVSYLGLMEQPYGSPFIDGAKDQNALHGSKYKHIKEDLHYEAGMTCQDCHTSIDVHGDGTIFGTTLAQVEIECSDCHGTNDKFPWELKLGFGENFKIKTPDKPRGLAMQLPEWMKQGTIYDKEGGYLLSTRGNPLGNVVKAKDQDKVIAHLASGKDLEVPLVKNGVKNNSFKSKNARLAMHDIPSHTKGMECYACHATWAPQCYGCHVKMDYASGKNGTDWIASASTHFANGETSESTIGAKGKPLFGSFTQSRSYLRWEDPALGINGEGLITPIIPGCQVIFSIIGPDGKTVTLNKRADVPDNGQMLAPDMSPTQPHTTSRIARTCESCHSNPKAIGYGITDGQYMNGQDKDLRLDIQDLKTKEFATENTALQIKAIPGLEHDLSQVVTRDGKQLQAVGTHWPDSRMLDKELRDKIEKIGACIGCHQNMSDKALWDKMSSDKTLNAKEHIDKMNETLHKAAKIKK
- a CDS encoding response regulator transcription factor, whose product is MDSNLTASEDKMKILLLEDDLFICEQLKDYFELEGHKLDFYANGKELLDNAVLSAYDIFLFDINTPVINGFETLKLIRKDGIETPVVYITAQDDIDHIKKGFELGCNDYLKKPFLLEELEIRINAILHKNANDDKVKISPNYAFDVKNMNLYFKGDLVELNKQEKSLLYILVKNIGLTIDPNTIKDYVWDEKDVCDNTLRTQIKKIREKLNENFIINVRNIGYKIEKHDQD
- a CDS encoding sensor histidine kinase: MIKTKDISAQKKNFEIKLFLSYIAFTMILIVSIAVIHIYFTSDLNYKKFEREIMMQASDKIDKFYMNLNAKKQTLASAADNEFFLKYLDDESDYADLFFITIMQADKDIEALRYVGAKQTLEYVRDDKANLIKNINFKPVENQILQKEQVQIYGFRLNEAGKASVSFRAPLYAANTLKGTVELDICLEGIMNEMIKSMIYDIFVINDEGVYLKDNLADKNLSRVKKRVTGEFGKDFWANLTASEKYGLIKGETFAMPFFIGQEKFYLTLQGHKPAINNMENNKMIVSILIFAALMAVVFTFILTKPIRKIFTAVSKETSELGKLAKNLDDTIALKTLEIAKKDRLLQNQNKFAELGELIGNIAHQWRHPLTRLSLTVQNLRAFKKRGKLSDEIFKDAVENSLYQIEFMSNTIENFRNFYKKDDVKREFSIKSAIDGILSIIGTVIEHRHIKLEISCPEDIFIFANKNELSQILMNIIINAKDAIETKGTEGGFINIHTQKEENEIIIEIEDNAGGIPSEVAAKIFDPYFTTKSEKGTGIGLYIAKMIAKEKFNGDISVANGEKGAIFRVVLDASAK
- a CDS encoding formate/nitrite transporter family protein; the protein is MLNPAETAQAISNSMEHKAHTPLVSIIFLAIMAGAAIAMGDIFWAHSTVGMAEKQSIGLANFIGGITFSCGLMMVVFYGGHLFTSSVLSGVSAYEGKLNLGKTINYWAIVWVFNFVGGALIAYMYYYSGLPLKYDGYILQHFVPAGIGKITAPFHELFIRGIFCNVFVCMSIWTATSESNLAGKFFAIMWMIGAFVACSMEHCVANMFIITEAIISKAHYIAASGGDVNAAAALLHTTADKLDVLNWGNFIVKNLVPVTLGNICGGLFFVGLVGFMANKFDMKKK
- a CDS encoding hydrogenase 3 maturation endopeptidase HyCI, yielding MKKALLCIGNPMRGDDDVGNETGRIVEANLKDWRVFYGQDVPENEFGALREFEPDIIVVVDAMSGFKDGAIEFFDLSNERDYIYSTHNLPTPVLLSYLRKICPKTLFLGISVLLENVLDFKEGLSENAKKSAQKAFERILEIDKNLN